The proteins below come from a single Leifsonia sp. 1010 genomic window:
- a CDS encoding sugar ABC transporter substrate-binding protein — translation MKSTLASRRIARVVTAAVVGAVAAASLAACSGGTSSGGGSASDIDAALKQGGTITYWSWTPSAEAQVAAFEKEYPKVKVKLVNAGTNTTEYTKLQNAIKAGSGAPDVAQVEYYAIPQFALSDSLVDLKQYGFDKLQDDYTPGPWGSVNVGGKLVGLPQDSGPMAMFYNKTVFDKNGIAVPKTWDEYVAAAQKLHAADPNAYITSDSGDSGFTTSMIWQAGGRPFNVDGTKVSINLQDEGTKKWTGTWDKLVEGKLLSSVPGWSDDWFKALGNGSIATLITGAWMPGVLESSVKDGAGQWRVAPIPTYDGKPVNAENGGGGQVVLKQSKNQALAAGFLKWLNNDEDSIKVFLESGGFPSTTKDLNSSEFLASAPEYFGGQKINEVLVDGAKNVSTGWQYLPFQVYANSIYGDTVGQSYTSNSSLNPGLQAWQKALVEYGNQQGFTVTGK, via the coding sequence ATGAAGAGCACTCTCGCGTCCCGGCGCATCGCCCGGGTCGTCACCGCCGCGGTGGTCGGCGCCGTCGCCGCCGCCTCCCTGGCCGCCTGCTCGGGCGGCACCTCGTCCGGCGGCGGAAGCGCCTCCGACATCGACGCGGCCCTCAAGCAGGGCGGGACCATCACGTACTGGTCGTGGACCCCGTCGGCGGAGGCCCAGGTCGCCGCGTTCGAGAAGGAGTACCCGAAGGTCAAGGTCAAGCTGGTCAACGCCGGCACGAACACCACCGAGTACACGAAGCTGCAGAACGCGATCAAGGCCGGATCGGGCGCCCCCGATGTGGCGCAGGTCGAGTACTACGCCATCCCGCAGTTCGCCCTCTCCGACTCGCTCGTCGACCTCAAGCAGTACGGGTTCGACAAGCTGCAGGACGACTACACCCCCGGCCCGTGGGGCTCGGTGAACGTCGGCGGCAAGCTGGTCGGCCTCCCGCAGGACTCCGGCCCCATGGCGATGTTCTACAACAAGACCGTCTTCGACAAGAACGGCATCGCCGTGCCGAAGACGTGGGACGAGTACGTCGCGGCCGCGCAGAAGCTGCACGCCGCCGACCCGAACGCCTACATCACCAGCGACTCCGGCGACTCCGGCTTCACCACCTCGATGATCTGGCAGGCGGGCGGCCGCCCGTTCAACGTGGACGGCACCAAGGTGTCGATCAACCTCCAGGACGAGGGCACCAAGAAGTGGACGGGCACCTGGGACAAGCTGGTCGAGGGCAAGCTGCTCTCCAGCGTCCCCGGCTGGAGCGACGACTGGTTCAAGGCGCTCGGCAACGGCTCCATCGCCACGCTGATCACCGGCGCGTGGATGCCCGGCGTGCTCGAGTCGTCGGTGAAGGACGGCGCGGGTCAGTGGCGTGTCGCCCCGATCCCGACCTATGACGGCAAGCCGGTCAACGCCGAGAACGGCGGCGGCGGCCAGGTCGTGCTCAAGCAGAGCAAGAACCAGGCTCTCGCGGCCGGCTTCCTCAAGTGGCTGAACAACGACGAGGACAGCATCAAGGTGTTCCTCGAGTCCGGCGGCTTCCCGTCGACCACGAAGGACCTCAACTCCTCCGAGTTCCTCGCCTCCGCCCCCGAGTACTTCGGCGGCCAGAAGATCAACGAGGTGCTGGTGGACGGCGCCAAGAACGTGTCGACCGGGTGGCAGTACCTGCCGTTCCAGGTCTACGCGAACAGCATCTACGGCGACACGGTCGGACAGTCCTACACGTCGAACTCCAGCCTCAACCCCGGCCTGCAGGCCTGGCAGAAGGCGCTGGTGGAGTACGGCAACCAGCAGGGCTTCACGGTCACCGGCAAGTAA
- a CDS encoding carbohydrate ABC transporter permease, producing MTTTSLTRATAPGTPRRGRRSRRDWRGWAFVAPFMVVFAAMIIAPVVYAIYLSLFRQQLIGGNAFVGLGNYVAVFQDEKFWASLGRVSLFLVVQVPIMLVLSLVAALALDSARLHGAGFFRIALFLPYAVPGVVAALIWGFIYGDQFGLTASINQLLGTGLAPLSGQWVLASIGNIVTWEFMGYNMLIFYAALRVIPTELYEAAEIDGAGAFRTVFSIKLPAIRGALVIATIFSIIGSFQLFNEPNLLKQLAPNAISSYFTPNMYAYNLSFAGQQFNYAATVAIVMGVLTAVIAYVVQLRGTRKEAR from the coding sequence ATGACAACGACGTCCCTCACGCGGGCCACCGCGCCCGGCACCCCCCGCCGCGGCCGCCGGTCGCGCCGCGACTGGCGCGGCTGGGCTTTCGTGGCCCCCTTCATGGTCGTCTTCGCGGCGATGATCATCGCGCCGGTCGTCTACGCGATCTACCTCAGCCTTTTCCGCCAGCAGCTCATCGGCGGCAACGCGTTCGTCGGCCTCGGCAACTACGTCGCCGTGTTCCAGGACGAGAAGTTCTGGGCATCCCTCGGCCGCGTCTCGCTGTTCCTCGTCGTGCAGGTGCCGATCATGCTGGTCCTCTCGCTGGTCGCCGCCCTCGCGCTCGACAGTGCGCGACTGCACGGCGCCGGCTTCTTCCGCATCGCGCTCTTCCTCCCCTACGCCGTGCCCGGTGTGGTGGCCGCGCTGATCTGGGGCTTCATCTACGGCGACCAGTTCGGTCTGACCGCGAGCATCAACCAGCTGCTCGGCACCGGGCTCGCGCCGCTCAGCGGGCAGTGGGTGCTCGCCTCCATCGGCAACATCGTCACCTGGGAGTTCATGGGCTACAACATGCTCATCTTCTACGCGGCGTTGCGCGTCATCCCGACCGAGCTGTACGAGGCGGCCGAGATCGACGGTGCCGGAGCGTTCCGCACCGTGTTCAGCATCAAGCTCCCCGCCATCCGCGGCGCCCTCGTGATCGCGACGATCTTCTCGATCATCGGCAGCTTCCAGCTCTTCAACGAGCCGAACCTGCTCAAGCAGCTGGCGCCCAACGCGATCAGCAGCTACTTCACCCCGAACATGTACGCCTACAACCTCTCGTTCGCCGGCCAGCAGTTCAACTACGCCGCGACCGTCGCGATCGTGATGGGCGTCCTGACCGCCGTCATCGCCTACGTGGTGCAGCTGCGCGGCACGAGGAAGGAGGCCCGCTGA
- a CDS encoding LacI family DNA-binding transcriptional regulator gives MAESLAESPSARAAARKRGPSLGDVAAHAGVSTQTVSRVANGLTNVEETTRQRVLASMQVLGYRPNRAARALRSGRFRNIGVVMFTLSSYGNMRTLDAIAVSAATAGYSITVVPVERPTQQDVSVALSRLLEQAVDGIIVVIEAHIVDRADVELPSGLSVVVVDSTERSDYPQVDTDQAEGARQATQHLLDLGHRTVWHISGPGDSYSAARREESWRRTLEEAGAPVPEVFRGDWSTAAGYRHGQEIAARPEITAVFAANDQMALGVLRALHEAGRRVPEDVSVVGFDDMAESDSFWPPLTTIHQEFEAIGRRALELLIAEIEARPEPVRSSVLHTRLVVRASTAAPPPPA, from the coding sequence ATGGCAGAGTCGCTCGCCGAATCCCCGTCCGCCCGTGCAGCGGCACGCAAACGCGGTCCGTCGCTGGGCGATGTCGCGGCGCACGCAGGGGTCTCGACGCAGACCGTCTCGCGGGTGGCGAACGGCCTCACCAACGTCGAGGAGACGACGCGTCAGCGCGTCCTCGCCTCCATGCAGGTGCTCGGCTACCGCCCCAACCGGGCGGCGCGGGCGCTGCGGTCCGGCCGCTTCCGCAACATCGGCGTCGTCATGTTCACCCTGTCGTCCTACGGCAACATGCGGACCCTGGACGCCATCGCCGTGTCCGCGGCGACCGCCGGCTACTCGATCACGGTCGTCCCGGTCGAACGCCCGACACAGCAGGATGTGAGCGTCGCGCTCAGCCGGCTGCTCGAGCAGGCGGTCGACGGCATCATCGTCGTGATCGAGGCGCACATCGTCGATCGAGCCGACGTCGAGCTCCCGTCCGGGCTGTCCGTCGTGGTCGTCGACTCGACCGAGCGCTCCGACTATCCGCAGGTCGACACCGACCAGGCGGAGGGTGCGCGGCAGGCCACCCAGCACCTGCTCGACCTCGGCCATCGGACCGTCTGGCACATCTCCGGCCCGGGGGACTCGTATTCGGCCGCACGACGGGAGGAGTCGTGGCGCCGGACGCTCGAAGAGGCCGGCGCGCCGGTCCCGGAGGTCTTCCGCGGCGACTGGTCGACTGCCGCCGGATACCGGCACGGTCAGGAGATCGCCGCGCGCCCCGAGATCACGGCCGTGTTCGCGGCGAACGACCAGATGGCGCTCGGCGTGCTGCGCGCACTGCACGAGGCGGGCCGGCGCGTGCCGGAGGACGTCAGCGTCGTCGGGTTCGACGACATGGCGGAGTCGGACTCGTTCTGGCCGCCGCTGACGACCATCCACCAGGAGTTCGAGGCCATCGGCCGCCGCGCCCTCGAACTGCTCATCGCCGAGATCGAAGCGCGGCCCGAGCCGGTGCGCTCCTCGGTGCTGCACACACGCCTGGTCGTGCGCGCGAGCACGGCGGCCCCGCCGCCTCCCGCCTGA
- a CDS encoding GNAT family N-acetyltransferase — protein MATEFSDQTDASRFAMHVDGELVGVLDYRILGDSISLTRAFTVPHHRGKGYAAQLVEYAVGETEKRGTLRIVPMCWYVADWFEAHPERASLLQRRAG, from the coding sequence ATGGCCACGGAGTTCAGCGATCAGACGGATGCGAGCCGCTTCGCGATGCACGTCGACGGCGAGCTCGTCGGCGTGCTCGACTACCGCATCCTCGGCGACTCGATTTCGCTGACGCGGGCCTTCACCGTGCCTCACCACCGGGGCAAGGGGTATGCCGCGCAGCTCGTCGAGTACGCGGTGGGCGAGACCGAGAAGCGTGGGACGCTGCGGATCGTGCCGATGTGCTGGTACGTGGCCGACTGGTTCGAGGCGCACCCGGAACGCGCTTCTCTCCTGCAGCGCCGGGCCGGCTGA
- a CDS encoding MmcQ/YjbR family DNA-binding protein yields MEHPLLFEEGDALVKRIRSLCLGLPEAVETLNHGRPSWKAGEKGRAFAVLGASMDRPDTLVFKPDPAEAPAWREDERVFVPKYWGPSGWLAIDLDRSAPDWSETFELIETSYRQVALRRQLAVLDAVM; encoded by the coding sequence ATGGAGCATCCACTGCTCTTCGAGGAGGGCGATGCTCTGGTGAAGCGCATCCGAAGCCTCTGCCTGGGCCTGCCCGAAGCCGTCGAGACGCTGAACCACGGCCGCCCCTCGTGGAAAGCCGGCGAGAAGGGCCGAGCGTTCGCCGTGCTCGGGGCATCGATGGACCGCCCCGACACACTCGTATTCAAGCCGGATCCCGCGGAGGCGCCGGCCTGGCGTGAGGACGAGCGCGTGTTCGTCCCGAAGTACTGGGGCCCGAGCGGCTGGCTCGCCATCGACCTCGACCGGAGTGCCCCGGACTGGTCGGAGACCTTCGAGCTGATCGAGACGTCGTACCGCCAGGTCGCCCTCCGCCGTCAATTGGCGGTCTTGGATGCCGTCATGTAA
- a CDS encoding SDR family oxidoreductase produces MTESKPLTAHSTIGEWLDHPKGAPLIQGLLAQAGVGEEMLAPVRGLPLQQLVALSQGQLPQSVVDDLVLQANDGVMPEDVETGWVEKVTPGRFDGRTVIVTGAASGIGRATASRIAREGGRVIAVDISAERLDELASSLPAGSVTSVVGDITKQDDIDGIVAAAGDRIDALANVAGVNDDFSPAHETSDAVWDRTIGINLTGGFKLTRAVLPAMLRAGAGSIVNVASEAGLRGNASGTAYTVSKHGVIGLTRSTAFMYGPQGIRVNAVAPGGVATGIPMPAHPSEAGTARLTPFQQQIPTIATAEQLAASITFLLSDDGVNINGAVLPSDGGWSVQ; encoded by the coding sequence ATGACCGAATCGAAGCCGCTGACGGCGCACAGCACCATCGGCGAATGGCTGGATCACCCGAAGGGCGCTCCGCTCATCCAGGGGCTGCTCGCCCAGGCGGGAGTCGGTGAGGAGATGCTCGCGCCGGTGCGCGGCCTCCCGCTCCAGCAGCTGGTGGCGCTCAGCCAGGGGCAGCTGCCGCAGTCCGTCGTCGACGACCTGGTCCTTCAGGCCAACGACGGCGTCATGCCCGAGGATGTGGAGACCGGCTGGGTCGAGAAGGTCACCCCTGGCCGTTTCGACGGTCGCACGGTGATCGTCACCGGCGCCGCGTCCGGGATCGGCCGGGCGACCGCGTCCCGCATCGCCCGCGAGGGCGGCCGCGTGATCGCCGTGGACATCTCCGCGGAGCGCCTGGACGAGCTCGCGTCGAGCCTTCCGGCCGGTTCGGTCACCTCCGTCGTGGGCGACATCACCAAACAGGACGACATCGACGGCATCGTGGCCGCCGCCGGCGACCGCATCGACGCCCTGGCGAACGTCGCGGGCGTCAACGACGACTTCTCGCCGGCGCATGAGACCTCCGACGCGGTGTGGGACCGCACCATCGGCATCAATCTGACCGGCGGGTTCAAGCTCACGCGCGCGGTGCTCCCCGCGATGCTGCGGGCGGGCGCCGGCTCGATCGTGAACGTGGCGTCGGAGGCCGGCCTGCGCGGGAATGCCTCCGGCACCGCGTACACGGTCTCCAAGCACGGCGTCATCGGTCTCACCCGCAGCACGGCGTTCATGTACGGTCCGCAGGGCATCCGGGTCAACGCCGTCGCGCCGGGCGGAGTGGCCACCGGCATCCCGATGCCCGCGCACCCGTCGGAGGCCGGGACCGCGCGACTGACCCCGTTCCAGCAGCAGATCCCGACCATCGCGACCGCCGAGCAGCTGGCCGCGTCGATCACCTTCCTGCTCAGCGACGACGGCGTCAACATCAACGGCGCGGTGCTTCCGAGCGACGGCGGCTGGTCGGTCCAGTAG
- a CDS encoding SDR family NAD(P)-dependent oxidoreductase codes for MSASPVVVITGASSGLGRGTALEFAKRHAKLVLVARGAAALQDVVAQCTAKGARDVVAVAGDMADRATADRAVDTAIARHGRLDVWINAAAVSSYGVFWEQPPAEFERILDVDIHGYANGSRSALRVMLRQRSGTIVNVASILGEVPQPYSAAYSMSKAAVIALGRSLRSELSLAKSPVHVVTVLPPTLDTPIFQHAGNRTGRALQALPPVYPPTDAVKQILAAWKRPGTPERTVSGAGRAMVRQHRRHPQAVEAAIARQTELGQFRKAPAAQTSGNLDSPSGSPLGVTGGWGGRRKQTGRVLLLAALTAGTAYVIRSRRDQRG; via the coding sequence ATGAGCGCATCCCCTGTCGTCGTCATCACCGGAGCATCCAGCGGGCTGGGCCGGGGCACCGCCCTGGAGTTCGCCAAGCGTCACGCGAAGCTGGTGCTCGTCGCCCGCGGCGCAGCCGCCCTTCAGGATGTCGTCGCCCAGTGCACGGCGAAGGGAGCACGCGATGTCGTGGCGGTCGCCGGTGACATGGCCGACCGGGCGACGGCAGACCGCGCGGTCGACACCGCCATCGCAAGACACGGCCGATTGGATGTGTGGATCAACGCCGCCGCGGTCAGCAGCTACGGCGTGTTCTGGGAGCAGCCTCCGGCCGAGTTCGAGCGCATCCTCGACGTCGACATCCACGGCTACGCGAACGGCAGCAGGAGCGCCCTGCGCGTCATGCTGCGCCAGCGCTCCGGCACGATCGTGAACGTCGCATCCATCCTCGGAGAGGTGCCGCAGCCGTATTCCGCGGCCTACTCGATGTCGAAGGCCGCGGTGATCGCGCTCGGACGCAGCCTGCGTTCCGAGCTGTCGCTGGCGAAGTCGCCCGTACACGTGGTGACGGTGCTGCCGCCCACGCTGGACACCCCGATCTTCCAGCACGCGGGCAACCGCACCGGTCGCGCTCTGCAGGCCCTGCCACCCGTCTACCCGCCCACGGATGCGGTGAAGCAGATCCTCGCAGCCTGGAAGCGCCCGGGCACCCCGGAACGGACGGTCAGCGGGGCGGGCAGGGCCATGGTGCGCCAGCACCGCCGGCATCCTCAGGCGGTGGAGGCGGCGATCGCCCGGCAGACCGAGCTGGGACAGTTCCGGAAGGCACCGGCCGCTCAGACATCCGGCAACCTCGACAGCCCGTCCGGCTCTCCGCTCGGTGTGACCGGCGGTTGGGGCGGTCGGCGCAAGCAGACCGGCCGTGTGCTGCTGCTCGCAGCTCTCACGGCCGGCACCGCCTACGTCATCCGGTCGAGGCGCGACCAGCGCGGCTGA
- a CDS encoding zinc-binding dehydrogenase: MVQAREAVRPPRGNEVVVRVTHASLGATDVLARRGGYVLQPAPGFITGYDFVGELLTESAVSVALGLRVGARVVAALPRMGSHATFVTVAPTLLVALPAGLDPAKAAVLPLDGVTAGHALALAGAGDSILVQGASGAVGMLAAQLALHAGRTVIGTASARSRDAIADLGIPLVDYGSPDWPARVREAAGGGVDAAIDHTGSPRVREVLAREGVLVRTGFAGRAGQERADAVRGFARAARDRSERICSAPLFIATRRTAYRRLLASLLADVADSGLRTARPVVIPFSEVWEAHRAAESAPPGRKVVLAMV, translated from the coding sequence ATGGTGCAGGCCCGCGAGGCGGTGCGTCCCCCGCGGGGCAACGAGGTCGTCGTGCGGGTCACGCACGCCTCCTTGGGCGCGACGGATGTGCTGGCCCGGCGCGGCGGGTACGTGCTGCAACCGGCTCCCGGCTTCATCACGGGATACGACTTCGTCGGCGAGCTCCTGACGGAGTCGGCGGTGTCGGTCGCCTTGGGCCTGCGCGTCGGCGCCCGCGTGGTCGCCGCGCTTCCGCGGATGGGCTCTCACGCGACGTTCGTGACGGTCGCCCCGACGCTGCTCGTCGCGCTTCCCGCGGGCCTTGACCCGGCGAAGGCCGCGGTGCTCCCGCTCGACGGGGTGACCGCGGGTCACGCCCTCGCGCTCGCCGGTGCGGGGGACAGCATCCTGGTGCAGGGTGCGTCCGGAGCCGTCGGGATGCTCGCCGCACAGCTGGCCCTTCACGCCGGACGGACCGTGATCGGCACCGCCTCCGCCCGCAGCCGCGACGCGATCGCCGATCTCGGTATCCCGCTGGTCGACTACGGCTCTCCCGACTGGCCCGCCCGGGTCCGCGAGGCAGCGGGCGGTGGCGTGGATGCGGCGATCGACCACACGGGCTCGCCGCGCGTCCGCGAGGTGCTCGCGCGCGAGGGCGTGCTCGTCCGCACGGGCTTCGCCGGACGCGCCGGGCAGGAACGGGCCGACGCCGTCCGCGGATTCGCCCGGGCGGCGCGCGACCGGTCGGAGCGTATCTGCAGCGCCCCGCTGTTCATCGCGACCCGACGCACCGCCTACCGCCGCCTCCTCGCGTCGCTCCTCGCCGACGTCGCCGACAGCGGGTTGCGCACTGCGCGGCCGGTAGTGATCCCGTTCTCCGAGGTGTGGGAGGCGCACCGGGCCGCCGAGTCCGCGCCACCGGGGCGTAAGGTCGTCCTCGCGATGGTCTGA
- a CDS encoding dienelactone hydrolase family protein, translating to MTNDSPSPALAPAFQALLEQVPIGERSVIEAETVAYEHAGVPLEGYLARDAQADERRPAVLVLHDWHGVGDNVRMRAQMLARSGYVAFAADLYGAGVRPAGDAAPAEAGKYYNDLALLRARVAAGFSWLQQHPAVDPARLAVIGYCFGGTAALEFARTGAPARGVASFHGGLIAHDPSDAAQIAASLLVLTGGDDPVVPDEAVVAFQEELRGAPHVDWQVNTYSGAPHAFTIPGTDRYRPLADARSWRALVCFLDEVFR from the coding sequence GTGACGAACGACAGCCCGTCGCCCGCTCTCGCCCCCGCCTTCCAGGCCCTGCTCGAGCAGGTTCCGATCGGTGAGCGTTCGGTCATCGAGGCCGAGACGGTGGCGTACGAACACGCGGGCGTTCCCCTCGAGGGATACCTGGCGCGCGACGCGCAGGCCGACGAGCGACGCCCGGCGGTGCTGGTGCTGCACGACTGGCACGGTGTCGGCGACAACGTGCGGATGCGCGCCCAGATGCTGGCGCGCTCCGGATACGTCGCGTTCGCCGCCGACCTCTACGGCGCCGGCGTACGTCCGGCCGGAGACGCGGCGCCCGCAGAGGCGGGCAAGTATTACAACGACCTGGCGCTGCTCCGCGCCCGGGTCGCGGCCGGTTTCAGCTGGCTGCAGCAGCATCCCGCCGTCGACCCCGCGCGCCTCGCCGTCATCGGCTACTGCTTCGGGGGGACGGCCGCGCTCGAGTTCGCGCGCACGGGCGCCCCGGCGCGCGGCGTCGCTTCGTTCCATGGCGGCCTGATCGCGCACGACCCGTCCGATGCGGCGCAGATCGCCGCATCCCTCCTGGTGCTGACCGGCGGCGACGACCCCGTCGTTCCCGACGAGGCGGTTGTCGCGTTCCAGGAGGAGCTGCGGGGCGCCCCGCACGTCGACTGGCAGGTCAACACGTACTCCGGTGCGCCGCACGCGTTCACCATTCCGGGCACGGACCGATACCGTCCGCTCGCCGACGCTCGCAGCTGGCGGGCGCTGGTCTGCTTCCTGGACGAGGTCTTCCGGTGA
- a CDS encoding beta-galactosidase has protein sequence MTTFEIAGDDFVLDGEPFRILSGALHYFRVHPDDWADRIHKARLMGLNTIETYVPWNAHEPRPGEWRADGALDLARFLKTVADEGMYAIVRPGPYICAEWDNGGLPAWLFTDPEVGIRRSEPRFVAALSAYLRNVLDIVRPLQVTEGGPVLLVQVENEYGAYGDDKEYLRQLVEVIRGAGITVPLTTVDQPQDDMLENGSLPELLKTASFGSRSRERLATLRRHQPTGPLMCSEFWDGWFDSWGGHHHTTSVEESAADLDALLALGASVNLYMFHGGTNFGFTNGANDKGVYQPIVTSYDYDAPLDEAGEPTEKFWAFRDVIAQYAPVPELEPVAAAAAPAFTVPFGSSVPLWSVADRLGEWSHTDSLPTFDELGHYSGLGLYRTEIDTTEPAVLEFGEVRDRAYVSVGTSRLGVLARDHHDSAIALSPSRGTLTVLVEDQGRVDYGPRIGEPKGLIGPVQLNGEELRRWSVLPLELSSLAPVRDALDAAGAQTPERLAGPVFARAVFGLDEPCPLFLDTTGWGKGVAWINGFHLGRYWTRGPQETLFVPRGVLRAGANELIVLELESAAEAVAAFVPEPRLGHTEV, from the coding sequence ATGACCACCTTCGAGATCGCGGGCGATGACTTCGTCCTCGACGGCGAGCCGTTCCGCATCCTCTCCGGAGCGCTGCACTACTTCCGCGTGCACCCGGACGACTGGGCGGACCGCATCCACAAGGCGCGCCTGATGGGGCTCAACACGATCGAGACCTACGTGCCGTGGAACGCGCACGAACCGCGCCCCGGCGAGTGGCGTGCGGACGGCGCGCTCGATCTCGCCCGGTTCCTGAAGACGGTGGCCGACGAGGGGATGTACGCGATCGTCCGCCCGGGGCCGTACATCTGCGCCGAATGGGACAACGGCGGTCTGCCCGCGTGGCTCTTCACGGATCCCGAGGTCGGCATCCGCCGGTCGGAGCCGCGGTTCGTCGCCGCGCTCTCCGCGTATCTGCGGAACGTGCTGGACATCGTCCGGCCGCTGCAGGTGACCGAGGGCGGCCCGGTGCTGCTCGTGCAGGTCGAGAACGAGTACGGCGCGTATGGCGACGACAAGGAGTACCTGCGTCAGCTGGTCGAGGTCATCCGCGGCGCCGGCATCACGGTGCCGCTGACCACGGTCGACCAGCCGCAGGACGACATGCTCGAGAACGGCTCGCTGCCGGAGCTGCTGAAGACCGCCTCCTTCGGCTCCCGTTCGCGCGAGCGGCTGGCGACGCTGCGTCGGCACCAGCCGACCGGTCCGCTGATGTGCTCGGAGTTCTGGGACGGCTGGTTCGACAGCTGGGGCGGTCACCACCACACGACCTCGGTGGAGGAGTCGGCGGCCGACCTGGATGCGCTGCTCGCGCTGGGCGCATCCGTCAACCTGTACATGTTCCACGGCGGCACGAACTTCGGCTTCACCAACGGCGCCAACGACAAGGGCGTCTACCAGCCGATCGTCACCAGCTACGACTACGACGCCCCGCTCGACGAGGCGGGCGAGCCGACCGAGAAGTTCTGGGCGTTCCGCGATGTGATCGCGCAGTACGCGCCGGTGCCGGAGCTCGAGCCGGTCGCGGCCGCGGCTGCGCCCGCGTTCACCGTGCCGTTCGGCTCCTCGGTTCCACTCTGGTCGGTCGCCGACAGGCTGGGCGAGTGGTCGCACACGGACTCGCTGCCGACGTTCGACGAGCTGGGCCACTACAGCGGTCTCGGCCTGTACCGCACCGAGATCGACACGACCGAGCCCGCGGTGCTGGAGTTCGGTGAGGTCCGCGACCGCGCGTACGTCTCGGTCGGAACCAGCCGCCTCGGCGTGCTCGCCCGCGACCACCACGACTCGGCCATCGCCCTCTCCCCCAGCCGCGGAACGCTCACCGTGCTCGTCGAGGACCAGGGCCGCGTCGACTACGGTCCCCGCATCGGCGAGCCCAAGGGACTCATCGGCCCGGTGCAGCTCAACGGCGAGGAGCTGCGCCGGTGGAGCGTGCTCCCGCTCGAGCTGTCGTCGCTCGCGCCCGTGCGCGATGCCCTCGACGCCGCGGGCGCCCAGACGCCCGAACGTCTGGCCGGTCCCGTGTTCGCCCGCGCTGTCTTCGGCCTGGACGAGCCGTGCCCGCTCTTCCTCGACACGACGGGATGGGGCAAGGGCGTCGCCTGGATCAACGGCTTCCATCTCGGCCGGTACTGGACGCGCGGACCGCAGGAGACGCTGTTCGTCCCGCGCGGCGTCCTCCGCGCCGGCGCGAACGAGCTGATCGTGCTGGAGCTGG
- a CDS encoding carbohydrate ABC transporter permease, with product MATLTDTRSTRPRKAPSRAAARVRDGASSGRRIRKSPVLTIVMVLFVIYSFVPLIWLIVNATKTQPDLYSSFGLWFGKDFNLFQNIADTFTYRGGIFVQWLGNTLLYVVVGAGGATLLATVAGYGMAKYNFPGKRAVFAVVLGAIAVPGTALAVPTFLLFSQAGLTNTPWSVILPSLISPFGFYLIWTYASEAIPTELLEAARMDGAGEFRTFFTISLRLLAPGIVTVALFAIVATWNNYFLPLIMLSDPTWYPLTVGLSQWSAQATGVGAQPIFNLVITGSLITIVPIVAAFLVLQRYWQSGLAAGSVKQ from the coding sequence ATGGCCACCCTGACCGACACCCGCAGCACCCGCCCCCGCAAGGCCCCGTCCCGTGCCGCCGCGCGGGTCCGGGACGGCGCGTCCTCCGGCCGCCGCATCCGCAAGTCGCCGGTGCTGACGATCGTGATGGTGCTCTTCGTCATCTACTCGTTCGTGCCGCTCATCTGGCTGATCGTCAACGCGACGAAGACCCAGCCGGACCTCTACTCGTCGTTCGGGCTCTGGTTCGGCAAGGACTTCAACCTCTTCCAGAACATCGCCGACACGTTCACCTACCGCGGCGGCATCTTCGTGCAGTGGCTGGGCAACACCCTGCTCTACGTGGTCGTCGGCGCCGGCGGGGCGACGCTGCTCGCCACGGTCGCCGGCTACGGCATGGCCAAGTACAACTTCCCCGGCAAGCGGGCGGTGTTCGCCGTCGTGCTCGGAGCGATCGCGGTCCCCGGGACCGCCCTGGCCGTCCCCACGTTCCTGCTGTTCAGCCAGGCCGGGCTCACCAACACCCCGTGGTCGGTGATCCTGCCCTCGCTCATCAGCCCGTTCGGCTTCTACCTCATCTGGACCTACGCGAGCGAGGCCATCCCGACCGAGCTGCTGGAGGCGGCGCGGATGGACGGGGCAGGCGAGTTCCGCACGTTCTTCACCATCTCGCTGCGGCTCCTCGCGCCCGGCATCGTCACGGTCGCACTATTCGCGATCGTCGCCACCTGGAACAACTACTTCCTGCCGCTCATCATGCTGAGCGACCCCACCTGGTACCCCCTCACGGTGGGCCTCAGCCAGTGGAGCGCGCAGGCGACCGGGGTCGGCGCCCAGCCGATCTTCAACCTCGTGATCACCGGATCGCTCATCACGATCGTCCCGATCGTGGCCGCGTTCCTGGTGCTCCAGCGCTACTGGCAGTCGGGTCTGGCCGCCGGAAGCGTCAAGCAGTAA